Within Meles meles chromosome 19, mMelMel3.1 paternal haplotype, whole genome shotgun sequence, the genomic segment CTACCAAGGTGGACACCCTGGTCCCATGTATCTGTGTGTTTGGGACCAAAGGCGTTCTTGCACCCTCCCCAAGCACCATGACTGCTTCTGCGCTGTAACGTTGTCCTGCACTGGGGGATCGTGTGCGGCTTCTCCCCAGTACGAGCTGCCTCTTGCCCCAGATGCCCTGAGCCAGACAGCAAGTCCTTCTCAACTTCTCCACAAGTAAAGGGCTTTCCCGAGCTACCGAATCCCCAGCTCTTGACAGCAGAGCCCCTGTCCACACGGCTTCTGAATGGTTTTGCTCCCGCgggctgctcctgctgctgctccaaCTTCACACAGAAAGAGAATCGTTTCCCGCAGGCCCCACACCTCAACCGTTTCTGGCTGTTTTCTTTCCCCTGGAGCTCAGCCAAGTGGAAAATGTCTCTCAAGACGGGACCACACATCTCACAGGAGTGGGTCTTCCGGGAAGACAGAGCTGCCCTGGGCGTCCCGGTCTGGGACATGCCTACAGAAGCGCTCTGTGCAAAGGGGGCCTCCTCATCCTCTGCTCCACAGCAGCAACCTGAAGGCAGAGAAACGCTGGTGAAACACATGCTGGCTGTAGCGTGGGGTCAGCCCATCACACACATGCATCTGTCCCACGGGGGCACAAGCGTATAACATGCTTTTCCAGCAAAGGAGATGCAATTCATTTGAAGGAGTGCTTGCTATACATTATTGGGCCCCAAAAGTTGTTGAGAGCACACTAGAAGGACAAAAAACTAGGGTATGACACAAGGAGGAGAGCCATGGTTTAAACCTTACTTCTCTTCACACAAGTTTGTGTAGGACCAGTTCTGCTGGTGTTATTTGTCTAAGTACAAGGCTGCAGGAAAATCTAATCACAATAAATCTGCTCATCTTCAATGTCAGTTTAAGGACATgtgaagggggtgcctgggtgggtccgtctgttaagcatctgccttcagctcatgtatgatcccaaggttctaggatcgagccccacatcaggctcgctgctcacaggggagcctgattctctcattctctctctgccattccctttgctcgttctctctcaaattaatacataaaatctgttttacaaaattaaaaaaaaaagacatgtgagTCTCTCATGGTAAACCATTTGGGGGTGAATGCTGGGGTACACACAAAGCAGTGAGAGTAAGAGGTGAGACATGGAGGCCTGAGAAGCACTGATGACCTGATGACCTCTGTATTGGATGTCGTGGAATTACCACTGGAGTTGAATCCAGAATCCATAAACTGTCAACAGtaagaaggagagacagaggtaAGGTGGGGCCATCAGCAATCACACCAAACTCTGGTTAAACAAACAAAGATGCCCAGTATGGTCTGAACACTGCTGATATCACACATTCCCCACTTCTATTCCCAGTGAGCCCACCTGGTCATGCTGGAGCATGTCCATACTATGACACACAAAGGACTCCTCCCTGTAAGCCTTCCTGAGCAACTACAAGATGCCAGGAGGAtagaaataatgaaggaaaaCCAAACTGTCCTAGAGCTCGGGACACttcagacacagaaaaacatCTTATGTGACTGACGTCAGCAGGGTGGGATAATAGAcgataccattcttttttttttttttaagattttatttatttatttgtgagagggatagagagagagagagagagagagagagagagagagtgcacaagcagggcagagtggcagacagaggcagagagagaagcaggttccctgtagagcaaaaagcccaatgcaggacttgatcccaggaccctgggatcatgacctgagccaaaggcagcagcttaaccgactgagccacccaggtgtccctagaagaTACCATTCTTCACCCCGAAAAAAATCAATTCAACTGCTGTATATGAATGGCATTCCCTCAGAGGACGCAACAGTGCCACTAAGACTGAGCAGTACACAGTGGAGGTTAAAAAGGCACAAGCACACAGAAAAGACGACTGCAGACTGTTACCAGAGACACGGTGGGTGGGAAAGAAATAGGGCTGAGATTATCTCTGTCAGCCACAGGGTGCCTGCTACgcagtccctgctcagcagagcctccAGCTTCCTGCTCCACAGAGTACACTGGAACATCTGCCACCAAGTCAACCAAAGCCTAAAGCCCAAGCAATCTTCAGAAAGATCAAAGCTGAAGGCAGCATATTTCAgatttcaaactacattacaaagctaCGAGATTCAAAATAATAGCATACTGACTTAAAAAGAGTCCAAGGGAACAAAATACAAATTCCAGAAGTAAACATTCGtatatacagtcaactaatcttttgCAATTATGCCAAAGGGATAATTGGGAAGAATTCTACACTAGGAAAGAATAATCTCTTTAATAATGTTGTAAAATCTACTGGGAGTCCCAGGGGGCACATTTGGTTGAGctttgactcctggtttcagtgaGGTCGAGATTTCAGGGTGATGAGAGCAATCCCGCATCTGTCAGcttagagtctgcttgggactatctatctccctctccctctgcccctccccaccattatctctgtctctctgtaaaataaataaatgttcaaaatacTGTTTTGAAGACCGCCAGGGTGGCTGAAttgttgagcacctgactcttggtttcagctcaggtcatgaactacCGGTTTTTAGATAAAGCTGGCACCAGACTCCACGTGCACTGCTGAGTCTGCTTTGAAttcattttccctcttcctcagtccctccctgcttgctctctctctgaaataataaataaatttttaaaaataataataagggtcactgccttaggctcaggtcatgatctcagggtcctgggattgagtcccgcatcgggctcctctgctcagcagggagcctgcttctcccccctctctctgcctgcctctctgcctacttgtgatctctctctgccaaataaataaaatctttaaataaaaaaataataaaaataataataaaatattgctgtgaaatttaaatatccaaataaaaaaacaatgaaacttgatCTTTATCCTTTAGTACACATGGAAATGAAGCTGAAATTGACTAAACACTTAAACATATAACCTTTAAccctaaaactcctagaaaaaacataaaaaggctCCCTAACCTTATTCCTCCCAGTGATTTTTTGAATAGGACATCTAAAGCATacacaacaaaagcaaaaaactacAAGTACCACCATACCAAATAGAAAAGTTGCATCAGAGCCAGTGAAACCCACAAGAATGAAAAGGATGTACAAGTGGCTAACACGTGCTCACAATCACAAATCTTCAGgtaaatgaaaaccaaaaccatgGGAGCCTAGggggctcagacagttaagtggctgcctttggctcaggtcatgatcttggggtcctgggatcaagtccaacgtagggctccctgctcagtggagagtactccctctcccccatccctcctcccccatcaTGCTCTTgcttctctcaaataagtatcttaaaaagccaaaccaaaacacctcaaaaccacaagatatcaCCTCGTACCTATTAAcatggctattaccaaaaagacaagaggtaACATGCTGGTCAGGACgtgcagaaaaaaaatgacattggaatACTGCTGCTGGGAATGTCAAGAGGGAAGTCATTATGGAAAATATTAGGGAGACCCACCAAAATCTTAAACTATAACTGCGCTATAGTCTACCACGACGCCATTTCTAGGTATGTATCCCAAGGAAACAGAATCAGTATCTCCACAACCGATCTGAACATGAATATCCACTGCAGTACTATTCACAAAGCCAACACATGGACACGTCAGTAGATGTGTATGAGCGTTTAAAGCAACAAagaagggatgcctggctggcttagctggtagagcatccaactcttgatctcaggatggtaaGTTCAAACTCCAGACTGGGTATGGAGTCTATGTgagaaaacacaataaaaaaaaataaattatatttaaatgaaaaaataaagagacaaagaaCAATTAGGACAAATTAGGACACACATGTACCTGTGCAggaatattcagccataaaaaaggcaACACTGCCACTTTCCACAGACgaacctggaaaacattatgcAGGGCCAAATCAGCCCCACAGCAACATACAAACCTTGTATGGTACCACTTATATGAGCATTccttaaaagacaaagaaatgaaattcacTGATACAGAAAGTAGAATGCCAGAAGCTAAGGACTGAGGGAAGTGACGCAATGCTGGTCAGGATACACACATCCATTGATAAGATGAGTAAGTACAGCTGGTTGATTACAATTGTGAATATTGTATtctatacttgaaatttgctaacaGGGTAGATACTAAGTTTTtgaaccaccaccaacaaaaaaggTAATTATGTCAAATGATTTTGTGTTTTAACTTCACTTTGTTAATAATCTTataaagtaggggtgcctgggtactGCACTGGTTCTAGCACACAACTCATGGCTGTGGTACTGAGGCCCCGCCTCAAACTCCACTCCCAGCAGAGTGTcagcttgggattttctcttcctttcccctccgCTCTGCTTGTGCACATGAGCACACAAACTCTCGTGCTCATTCtcagtcaaatacataaataaaaaagaaattagaggtgcctgggtggctcagttgttgagcatctgcctttggctcaggacatgatcacagagtcctgggatgaagccttgcattgggctccctccttctccctatctcactacccctgcttgtattccctctcctgctctttgtcaaattaataaataaaatctttaaaaaaaaaatcttacagtagtttctgttttaaaaattttttttaagattttatttatttatttgacagagatcacaagtaggcagagaggcaggcagagagagaggaggaaacaggctccctgttgagcagaaagtccaatgcagagctccatcccaggactctgggatcatgacctgaaccgaaggcactggctttaacccactgagccacccaggcgcccctgtgtttaaaaatttttttaaaaattacactaaTGTCAATGTGTATCAATTTATCAAgtaataaaatttcaataataTAATCTTACTGGTCAATCATACCTCAACAAAGCTCATGGGATAGGGGCAGATGGAAGAAGAGATGTAAACACtactaaaaaaaccaaacaggacagggcacctgggtggctcagagggttaaagcctttgccttcagctcaggtcatgatcccagagtcctgggatcgagccccacattgggctctctctgtggggagcctgcatccttctctctctctgcctgcctgtctgcctacttgtgatctctgtcaaataaataaatcaatcttcaaGAAAAAACCAAGAACAATACAGGGCAGTCTTGAGAAGTAACACATGGTTCATATAAGCAGTAAACATGCCCATGTCTCCCAATTTCAGGCACAGGCAGGCACAAGGAAATGTCACCCCAAGGAAGGGTTCAAAACCCAGCCACAGAAATGGCACCGATCTGAGCACAGAGACCCAGCGAGGGAGAGGGCAAGCAAGGTGCATTCCATCAGCCTCAATGGAGGACCACTGGCCTCCGATCTTACTCGATCAGGGCTCAGCGCAGTGGGTACTGGGGCTGCGGGCAGACAGAAGGGCACACCAACAACTCAGGGCCAGCAACAAAAACAACTGCCCAGAAAGCTGGGGAAGCACGCAGTGAACACAGTCCACACCAGAGAAGGACAAACCCTCCcctggagaaaggaggagggaagtcCACAGGATACAGAGTCCAGGGCAGGTCAAGGGGACGCTGAGGGCCTTACCCAGTGACGATACAAGTGCAAAGTTCTCCAGCATCACATGGTGGTACAGCCGTCTCTGCGCCTCATCAAGAAGCCTCCACTCCTTCCAGGAGAAGTACACGGCCACGTCCTCAAAGGTCACACCACACTACCATGAAAGGAAAACATGGAACCCGGAGCATTCTCTCTCTGAGAACCCACCAGCCAACCCACACACCCACCCCGGTCTCCCCTGCCAGCCCAGCTCCCCTCCTCAGATAATACCAGGTCCTGGTGCCTCTAATGCTGCTGTCCTCTCACTTTCCCACTGATCACTGCTTAGTGCTCAGCAATAACACGCAGGGAACACATGGAAGCAATGTGGCCTGCAAGTCCCATCCTCCTGCCAGGATATTCCCATGGAGTCTCCCAGAGCGAGCCCTCACGACAGCCAATTATAGGCCCTGCTCTGCCAGGAAGTCTTTAATACCAATACCCTTAGCTCACACTTCCTCCCCAGGTCTACATGATTCTGTAGACTGTACGTCTCTCATGTCTTCAGACCCCACAGATGAACGCCTACACCTTCCTACCCCACACCAATGGATTCTCTGTTTACTCACACTTGTACCTGTCACATGACAACCAACGGATGTGTGACAAACACAAACAGGTTTCGCTACCACCCCAGTACTCCCGTGGATCCCAACTGAGGGAAAGCTTCAAATGCTGCTGAGAAGCCTCCTCACCTGCCCCTAATCCTCCCTGCAGTAGGACACTCACAACCACTGTCAACCTAGGATGCTCCTACACCGTCTTCTACTTCTCTGCTGCCCATGCTGGCCCTCGACAATCAGGAACCAACCATCCTCTACTAAACCTCTGTGAAAACCCCAGCACTAAAGGTCTCCCTGCCAGGCACAGAGAACCGCGAATCACATTTGCCTCAGACCTTTTCTGGCATGAAGCCTCTGAAACACCCCATACAACGTAAAAGCTGACCACAAAATTCTGCTGAAGCCTTAGAACACGGAAGAGAGAACAGCCCCTGTCTCACTGTCATCTTGTCTCAATTTTTGATGTCCTCAGCCATCTCTTCCAATCATCCCAAGGAACCCTGACCATCATCTGCCAGATCTTTCACCTTCACCCTTGGTGACAATGCCCGTCGACCACCACCACATGCTGCCCAACACAACCATTCTTCCGCACAACTTAGGACATTGAACCTACTAGCAGCTTTGTCATCACACTCTGTGTTCAGTTCCTAACTGCGATCCAAATCTCCACCCAGGTCCACATCAGAGCCATCACTTTCAAACCCTCCATCTGAAACTTTCCCAACTGTCCCAAGCTTTGCTGTCCAGCTCCCAAGTTATTCCATGACTCACACTTCTCTGACACAGCTGAGACTGTAAACAATGTCAAAACAATGTAGGACATCCCCCAGAAAAATCAACCTATGCTACCTTTAATCCAGTTAATGGGAGCTTCCGTTCCTTCAGCTGCTAGGAACTGTGAAAATCAGTAACTGCAAACTTCACTAAAATGGAGTCGGGAGGTTGCAGCAGAGGGAGCTCTCAGGCACTGCCACAGTGATCAACCGCagacagaagaggaagacagTGACTTGACCTGGAATGGGCACACTCCTTCACTAGCACAGACCCAGAAAGACAGTCTTTCCCGATCACCCACCCAACAGCCAGCCACCGGGAAGCCACGACTCCCACCTTACTCCCGTCGCCTCAGAGTTGGTAACAGCCTTCCCAACTTCGCCCCTTTCCCCTTAAAAAGCACGACCTCCCTCCTCTTCACACTGGCTACTGCTTTGACTCGGCTTCTTCGGTCCCAAACGCTGTTCCCTGTCGCTCCTACAAAAACACATCTCTGCGGGTAAAATCTCTGCAGTTTTCTCTTCAAGCGTCACCGACCAAAAGCCCCGGGGTTCCCCTCACTCCCCCCGTTCTCCTCTCCCTGCAACACCCACAATTCGCCTCAGCCCTTCTCCGAAAACAGAGCAACGGCAGCCGGTTCTCCAACATCCAGGGCGGACACGGTGGCGGTCCGGGCCACTACCAGCGACCACCGCGAGTCCCTCCTGCCGCGCGTCCTGCCTGCGCGCTCACCACCGCCGGCGGCGCTTCACCGCGGCCCGAGAAAGCCCCCTGACACCCGGGTTGGACCACCTCCCCTCACCGCCAGCAGACACGGCCTCGGCAGGCAGCGACCGCGCTGGCCTCACCCGCCGCGCCGCACCCTGCTCCTGACAGAACCAAGGCAGCCGCGCACACGGGACCCCGCCCAACGGCGCCTCCCTGTCCCGGATACTGGGGCCTGGCCGCAGGGCCGCGAGCAGGCGTCCCGCGCTCGGGCCTTCGGGGTCTGGGGAGGGCCGGCGGGGAGGGCCCAGGGGACGAGCGTTTACCTCAGCCGAGTCCTTGGGCGCGGCCACCAACATCGGACTCGGTGGCCCGGCAGCGGGCCGGAGGGGAACGGACACCCGGACTGAACTGTGTGCAGCGGGGACTGCGCCTCCCGTCGCGTCTTCACGATCAGTCACCCCGACCCTGAATCCGCGCTTCAGAACCTGAAAAGATAAGCAGACCCTAGAAAAGGTAAATACATATACAGCTGGGAACGAAGCCGGAAGTCCCACCCGCAGCGCATGCGCTCGCCTACGAGTGCCGCGTCCTGTTCCCTCATTGGCTCTGTGTTCTCCGGGCAAGGGCTGTTCAGGGTGGTGTGGCTCCCAGAGCTCGGGGTCTCTCGTAGGGCGTCCTCCACCTGGAATAAGGGAGGTTTGGTCGCGTGGCATCCTGAGGGATGCTGGGAAGTGAGGCTCCTACCCACAGGGACCTGCTTTGCTCCTTGTCA encodes:
- the LOC123931902 gene encoding zinc finger protein 211-like, whose translation is MLVAAPKDSAECGVTFEDVAVYFSWKEWRLLDEAQRRLYHHVMLENFALVSSLGSSVESGSVAFFMAEYSCTDSIPSLEFELTILRSRVGCSTS